In one Pseudomonas sp. SCA2728.1_7 genomic region, the following are encoded:
- the hisB gene encoding imidazoleglycerol-phosphate dehydratase HisB, translated as MAERKASVERDTLETQIKASINLDGTGKARFDIGVPFLEHMLDQIARHGLIDLDIECKGDLHIDDHHTVEDVGITLGQAFAKAIGDKKGIRRYGHAYVPLDEALSRVVIDFSGRPGLQMHVPYTRATVGGFDVDLFQEFFQGFVNHALVSLHIDNLRGTNTHHQIETVFKAFGRALRMAVELDERMAGQMPSTKGVL; from the coding sequence ATGGCCGAACGTAAGGCGTCTGTCGAGCGCGACACTCTGGAAACCCAGATCAAAGCCTCGATCAACCTTGATGGCACCGGAAAGGCCCGATTTGATATCGGTGTTCCTTTTCTTGAGCACATGCTGGATCAGATCGCCCGTCACGGGTTGATCGACCTGGATATTGAATGCAAGGGCGATCTGCATATCGACGACCACCATACGGTGGAAGACGTCGGTATCACCCTCGGCCAGGCATTTGCCAAAGCCATCGGCGATAAAAAAGGCATCCGTCGCTACGGTCACGCCTACGTGCCGCTCGATGAAGCGCTGTCGCGCGTGGTGATCGACTTCTCCGGTCGTCCAGGCCTGCAGATGCACGTGCCGTACACCCGCGCCACCGTGGGCGGCTTCGACGTTGATCTGTTCCAGGAATTCTTCCAGGGCTTCGTCAACCACGCACTGGTCAGCCTGCACATCGACAACCTGCGTGGCACCAACACCCACCACCAGATCGAAACCGTGTTCAAGGCTTTCGGCCGCGCGCTGCGCATGGCCGTCGAGCTGGATGAGCGCATGGCCGGGCAAATGCCATCGACCAAAGGCGTTCTGTAA
- a CDS encoding OFA family MFS transporter, whose product MSTSITADGLKADQPAFLSKERIIAKPGFNRWLVPPAALAIHLCIGMAYGFSVFWLPLSKALGVTAPVACAPDMSFIAQVFSSQCDWPISMLGWIYTLFFIFLGCSAAIWGGWLEHAGPRKAGVVSALCWCGGLLISALGIYTHQIWLMWIGSGVIGGIGLGLGYISPVSTLIKWFPDKRGMATGMAIMGFGGGAMVGAPLATALMSHFGSAEGVGVWQSFVAMAAIYFVFMIGGALAYRVPPTGWKPEGWTAPAKKASNSMITHRHVHVNVAWKTPQFRLVWLVLCLNVSAGIGILGMASPLLQEVFGGKLLGVDVPFGQLDAGQLASIAAIAAGFTGLLSLFNIGGRFFWASFSDYLGRKNTYFVFFALGFALYALIPNMGHLGNVALFVAAFCIILSMYGGGFATVPAYLADLFGTQMVGAIHGRLLTAWAAAGVLGPVLVNYLREYQLSIGVERAAAYDITLYILAGLLVLGFLCNLLVRPVADKYFMTDAELAAEQALGHDKGADASTVLEWNAAPGSKPLAIAAWLAVGIPLAWGVWVTLQKTAVLFH is encoded by the coding sequence ATGAGCACGAGCATCACGGCGGACGGCCTCAAAGCCGATCAGCCCGCGTTCCTGTCCAAGGAACGCATCATCGCCAAGCCCGGTTTCAACCGTTGGCTAGTCCCACCGGCCGCTCTGGCCATCCACCTGTGCATCGGCATGGCCTACGGCTTCTCGGTGTTCTGGTTGCCGCTGTCCAAGGCGCTGGGCGTTACTGCTCCGGTGGCTTGCGCACCGGACATGAGCTTCATCGCACAAGTGTTCTCGTCGCAATGCGACTGGCCGATCTCGATGCTCGGCTGGATCTACACGCTGTTCTTCATCTTCCTCGGCTGCTCGGCAGCGATCTGGGGTGGCTGGCTGGAACACGCAGGGCCACGCAAGGCCGGTGTGGTATCGGCACTGTGCTGGTGCGGCGGTCTGCTGATTTCGGCGCTGGGTATTTATACCCACCAGATCTGGCTGATGTGGATCGGCTCCGGCGTGATCGGTGGTATCGGTCTGGGTCTGGGCTATATCTCGCCGGTTTCGACCCTGATCAAGTGGTTCCCGGACAAGCGCGGCATGGCCACCGGCATGGCGATCATGGGCTTCGGTGGCGGCGCGATGGTCGGTGCACCGCTGGCAACCGCGCTGATGAGCCACTTTGGCTCGGCTGAAGGTGTTGGCGTCTGGCAGAGCTTCGTGGCCATGGCTGCTATCTACTTTGTGTTCATGATCGGCGGCGCTCTGGCTTACCGCGTGCCGCCAACCGGCTGGAAACCTGAAGGCTGGACCGCTCCGGCGAAAAAGGCTTCCAATTCGATGATCACTCATCGCCACGTGCACGTGAATGTGGCGTGGAAAACCCCGCAGTTCCGTCTGGTCTGGCTGGTGCTGTGCCTGAACGTCTCCGCCGGTATCGGCATCCTCGGCATGGCTTCGCCACTGCTGCAGGAGGTGTTTGGCGGCAAGCTGCTGGGTGTTGATGTGCCGTTTGGCCAGCTCGATGCCGGGCAACTGGCCTCGATCGCCGCGATTGCTGCCGGTTTCACCGGTCTGCTGAGCCTGTTCAACATCGGTGGCCGCTTCTTCTGGGCCTCGTTCTCGGACTACCTGGGGCGCAAAAACACCTACTTCGTGTTCTTCGCCCTGGGTTTTGCCCTGTACGCGCTGATTCCGAACATGGGCCATTTGGGCAACGTTGCGCTGTTCGTGGCGGCGTTCTGCATCATTCTGTCGATGTACGGCGGCGGTTTTGCCACTGTGCCGGCTTATCTGGCGGACCTGTTCGGTACACAGATGGTTGGTGCGATCCACGGTCGCCTGCTGACTGCCTGGGCTGCCGCTGGCGTGCTCGGTCCGGTGTTGGTGAACTACTTGCGTGAATATCAGTTGAGTATCGGCGTAGAACGCGCTGCCGCTTACGACATCACCTTGTACATCCTCGCCGGCCTGCTGGTGCTGGGCTTCCTGTGCAACCTGCTGGTGCGTCCGGTGGCCGACAAGTACTTCATGACCGACGCGGAACTGGCCGCCGAACAGGCGCTGGGTCACGACAAAGGTGCTGATGCCAGCACCGTTCTGGAGTGGAACGCCGCGCCGGGCAGCAAGCCGCTGGCAATCGCCGCGTGGTTGGCAGTGGGTATTCCGTTGGCGTGGGGTGTGTGGGTGACCCTGCAGAAGACGGCGGTACTGTTTCACTAA
- a CDS encoding acetyl-CoA sensor PanZ family protein codes for MPIVVQALKDASYQDQQDLQKIYRDAPEWLLAPFSGEAELIESALADGTLIAGRFNDRLLGAARLQKHHDVWYLSHLCVRKVTRRRGVAERLVNQARKMASQSGAELRLLAPIGQFEAQALAAKLQVPLEVLAT; via the coding sequence ATGCCGATCGTTGTCCAAGCCCTGAAAGACGCCAGTTATCAGGATCAGCAGGATTTGCAGAAGATTTATCGCGATGCCCCGGAATGGCTGCTCGCGCCGTTTTCCGGGGAGGCTGAACTGATCGAAAGCGCCCTCGCAGACGGGACTTTGATTGCCGGACGCTTCAACGATCGCCTGCTTGGCGCAGCGCGTCTGCAAAAGCACCACGACGTTTGGTACTTGTCCCATTTATGCGTACGAAAAGTTACCCGCCGCCGTGGGGTAGCCGAGCGGCTGGTGAACCAAGCGCGGAAAATGGCGTCGCAATCGGGGGCCGAACTGCGTTTGCTGGCTCCTATTGGACAATTTGAGGCTCAGGCACTCGCCGCCAAATTGCAGGTGCCGCTGGAGGTCCTGGCAACATGA
- a CDS encoding AsmA family protein: MKAFGKILGLVLLGLLLIIVAAGFALTHLFDPNDYKDEIRQIARDKAHIELTLNGDIGWSLFPWLGLELHEASVATLVKPAEPFADLQMLGLSVRVLPLLRREVQMSDVRVEGLNLRLNRDKDGHGNWEDIGKVPAPAGATPPAATPGQPASEAPVAVEKPPQPIRLDIDSLTVNNARVEYNDEKTGKQFSAESIQLSTGPVHDSTNIPVKATAFLGTNQPVLRVRTELTGELRIERALQRYKFEDLKLSGELAGDPLQGKTMTFAAQGQLLLDKAANVAEWTGIKISANQLRALGELKANDLDKTPQITGGISIAQFDLAKFVDSVGQKLPAMAEGSLSKVELVSRVAATPTSIAFDNINLKLDDSSFSGRIAVEDFAKQSLRAILKADTFNADRYLPPKSEKAVNATQTRQAEVASTEADAMVGAGSTPLPDKPSKTAWSTERLLPVERLAKLDVDADLTFGQLTLDKLPIQNAALKASGQGGLLTLTNLSGELYNGGFAANGTLDVRPSAPVLNLQTKLNRVPVEKILESQGKNPPVKGLVTLTSNVTGSGNSQQALIDTLNGNAGFVINNGVLLNANLEQQLCKGIATLNRKTLSGEPRGKDTPFQELKGNLTFRNGIASNPDLKVRIPGMTVNGDGDIDLRVLGMDYRVGIIVEGDTSAMPDPACQVGEKFVGVEWPLRCRGPLELGAKACRVDNDRLGQVATKLAGDKLSEKIDEKLGDKVSPELKNALKGLFKR; the protein is encoded by the coding sequence ATGAAAGCGTTCGGCAAAATCCTGGGTCTGGTACTTCTCGGGCTGTTGCTGATCATTGTGGCGGCAGGCTTTGCCCTGACCCACCTCTTCGATCCCAACGACTACAAAGACGAGATCCGCCAGATAGCCCGCGACAAGGCCCACATCGAGCTGACGCTCAATGGCGATATCGGCTGGAGCCTGTTCCCATGGCTTGGCCTGGAATTGCACGAGGCCAGCGTCGCCACCCTGGTCAAACCTGCCGAACCGTTTGCCGATTTGCAGATGCTCGGTCTGTCCGTGCGCGTGCTGCCGCTGCTGCGCCGCGAAGTGCAGATGAGCGACGTGCGCGTCGAAGGCCTGAACCTGCGCCTGAACCGCGACAAGGACGGCCACGGCAACTGGGAAGACATCGGCAAGGTGCCCGCACCCGCCGGTGCGACGCCGCCAGCTGCTACCCCGGGCCAGCCGGCCAGCGAAGCCCCTGTTGCAGTGGAAAAACCGCCGCAGCCGATCCGCCTCGACATCGACAGCCTGACCGTCAACAACGCCCGTGTTGAGTACAACGACGAGAAGACCGGCAAGCAATTCAGTGCCGAAAGTATCCAGCTGAGCACCGGCCCGGTACACGATTCGACGAATATCCCGGTGAAAGCCACTGCCTTCCTCGGTACCAATCAGCCGGTTCTGCGCGTGCGTACCGAACTCACCGGCGAGCTGCGTATCGAACGCGCCCTGCAACGCTACAAGTTTGAAGACCTGAAGCTTTCCGGCGAACTGGCTGGCGATCCGTTGCAAGGCAAGACCATGACCTTCGCCGCTCAAGGGCAGTTGTTGCTCGATAAAGCTGCGAACGTCGCCGAATGGACTGGCATCAAGATCTCCGCCAACCAGTTGCGCGCATTGGGCGAGCTGAAAGCCAACGACCTCGACAAGACCCCGCAGATCACCGGCGGCATCTCCATCGCCCAGTTCGATCTGGCGAAGTTCGTCGACAGCGTTGGCCAGAAGCTCCCGGCCATGGCCGAAGGCAGTCTGAGCAAGGTCGAACTGGTCAGCCGCGTAGCGGCCACGCCAACCAGCATCGCCTTCGACAACATCAACCTGAAACTCGACGACAGCAGCTTCAGCGGCCGCATCGCCGTCGAAGACTTCGCCAAGCAATCGTTGCGGGCGATCCTCAAGGCTGACACGTTCAACGCTGACCGTTACCTGCCACCAAAATCGGAAAAAGCCGTCAACGCCACACAAACGCGCCAGGCCGAAGTCGCCAGCACCGAAGCCGATGCGATGGTTGGTGCCGGCTCCACGCCTCTGCCGGACAAACCAAGCAAAACCGCCTGGAGTACCGAGCGCCTGTTGCCGGTTGAACGCCTGGCCAAACTCGACGTCGATGCCGATCTGACCTTTGGCCAACTGACCCTCGACAAACTGCCAATCCAGAACGCAGCGCTCAAGGCTAGCGGCCAGGGCGGCTTGCTGACCCTGACCAACCTGAGCGGCGAGTTGTACAACGGTGGTTTTGCAGCCAACGGCACCCTCGATGTACGCCCAAGCGCTCCGGTACTGAACCTGCAGACCAAGCTCAATCGCGTGCCTGTAGAAAAAATCCTCGAAAGCCAAGGCAAGAACCCTCCCGTCAAAGGTCTGGTGACCCTCACCAGCAACGTGACCGGCAGCGGCAATAGTCAGCAGGCATTGATCGACACGCTGAACGGCAACGCCGGTTTCGTGATCAACAATGGTGTGCTGCTCAACGCCAACCTTGAGCAGCAACTGTGCAAAGGCATCGCCACGCTCAACCGCAAAACCCTCAGCGGCGAGCCACGCGGCAAAGACACGCCGTTCCAGGAACTCAAGGGCAACCTGACCTTTCGCAACGGCATTGCCAGCAACCCTGACCTGAAAGTGCGCATCCCCGGCATGACCGTCAACGGTGACGGCGACATCGACCTGCGCGTGCTCGGCATGGACTACCGCGTCGGCATCATCGTCGAGGGCGACACCAGCGCCATGCCGGATCCGGCGTGTCAGGTCGGCGAAAAATTCGTCGGTGTCGAATGGCCGCTGCGCTGCCGTGGCCCGCTGGAGCTGGGCGCCAAGGCCTGCCGCGTCGACAACGATCGCCTCGGTCAGGTCGCAACCAAACTGGCCGGCGACAAGCTCAGTGAGAAGATCGACGAGAAACTCGGTGACAAGGTCAGCCCGGAATTGAAAAACGCATTGAAGGGGCTGTTCAAGCGATGA
- the mutY gene encoding A/G-specific adenine glycosylase, whose amino-acid sequence MRAEQFSTAVLDWFDRHGRHDLPWQQDINPYRVWVSEIMLQQTQVSTVLNYFDRFMAALPTVEALAEAPEDEVLHLWTGLGYYTRARNLQKTAKIVVSQYGGEFPRDVEKLTDLPGIGLSTAGAIASISMGLRAPILDGNVKRVLARFTAQEGYPGEPKVAKQLWANAERFTPHDRVNAYTQAMMDLGATLCTRSKPSCLLCPLERGCEAHMLGLETRYPIPKPRKAIPQKRTLMPMLANGDGAILLYRRPSTGLWGGLWSLPELDDLDDLQHLADQHSLTMGEQQALPSLVHTFSHFQLSIEPWLVQVQEAAHHVAEADWLWYNLATPPRLGLAAPVKTLLERAAAVLNAGESP is encoded by the coding sequence ATGAGAGCGGAGCAATTTTCCACGGCGGTGCTGGATTGGTTCGACCGCCACGGCCGCCACGATCTGCCTTGGCAGCAGGACATCAACCCGTACCGGGTGTGGGTGTCGGAGATCATGTTGCAGCAGACCCAGGTCAGCACCGTGCTCAACTATTTCGACCGTTTCATGGCCGCGCTGCCGACGGTCGAAGCGCTGGCCGAAGCCCCCGAAGATGAAGTGCTGCATCTGTGGACCGGGCTCGGTTACTACACCCGCGCACGCAATTTGCAGAAGACCGCGAAGATCGTCGTCAGCCAGTACGGCGGCGAGTTTCCGCGTGACGTTGAAAAGCTCACCGATCTGCCGGGCATTGGCCTGTCCACCGCTGGCGCCATCGCCAGCATCAGCATGGGCCTGCGCGCGCCGATTCTCGACGGCAACGTCAAACGCGTGCTGGCGCGTTTTACTGCGCAAGAGGGTTACCCCGGCGAGCCGAAGGTCGCCAAACAGCTGTGGGCCAACGCTGAGCGCTTTACGCCGCACGATCGGGTCAATGCCTATACCCAGGCGATGATGGATCTTGGCGCAACACTCTGCACCCGCAGCAAGCCGAGCTGTCTGCTGTGCCCGCTGGAGCGTGGCTGCGAAGCGCACATGCTCGGCCTCGAAACTCGCTACCCGATTCCCAAGCCGCGCAAAGCCATCCCGCAGAAGCGCACGCTGATGCCGATGCTCGCCAACGGCGACGGCGCGATTCTGCTTTACCGCCGACCCTCAACAGGTTTGTGGGGCGGCCTGTGGAGCCTGCCGGAACTCGACGACCTCGACGACCTGCAACATCTCGCCGATCAGCACTCGCTGACCATGGGCGAGCAGCAGGCGCTGCCGAGCCTTGTCCACACCTTCAGCCATTTCCAGCTGTCCATCGAACCCTGGCTGGTTCAGGTGCAGGAGGCCGCCCATCACGTGGCCGAGGCCGACTGGCTCTGGTATAACCTCGCCACCCCGCCGCGCCTGGGCCTCGCCGCCCCGGTCAAAACCTTGCTCGAACGCGCGGCCGCCGTCTTGAATGCAGGAGAGTCACCATGA
- a CDS encoding oxidative damage protection protein → MTRTVMCRKYKEELPALDRAPFPGAKGQDIFDHVSAKAWADWQKHQTLLINEKRLNMMNAEDRKYLQGEMDKYFSGEEYAKAEGYVPPAE, encoded by the coding sequence ATGACCCGCACCGTAATGTGCCGTAAGTACAAAGAAGAACTGCCCGCGCTGGACCGCGCTCCTTTCCCGGGCGCCAAAGGTCAGGATATTTTCGACCACGTCTCGGCCAAGGCCTGGGCTGACTGGCAGAAACACCAGACCCTGCTGATCAACGAAAAGCGTCTGAACATGATGAACGCCGAAGACCGCAAATATCTTCAGGGCGAAATGGACAAGTACTTCTCCGGCGAGGAATACGCCAAGGCCGAAGGCTACGTTCCGCCTGCAGAGTAA
- a CDS encoding TSUP family transporter, whose amino-acid sequence MAWDVIGMLALVAFCAGFFDAIAGGGGLITLPALFLAGVDPISAIATNKFQAASATISATVTFARKGMIEWREGRFLVICAFLGGASGALLVSSIDKRYLEVCVPVMLILVAIYFALSPKLANEDRRKRIGILLFSFTVAPILGFYDGIFGPGVGSFFIVGFVLLCGLGMMRAMSFTKLANASCNLGSLSVFITKGVIIWPIAIAMALAAFLGAQLGARAAVRVGPRLIKPMLIVVCCALAIKLLSVETNPLRVAVLHTLAAL is encoded by the coding sequence ATGGCTTGGGATGTAATTGGCATGTTGGCGCTTGTGGCTTTTTGCGCCGGTTTTTTTGATGCGATTGCCGGGGGTGGTGGATTGATTACTTTGCCTGCCTTGTTTCTGGCCGGTGTCGACCCGATCAGTGCGATTGCCACAAACAAGTTTCAGGCCGCGTCGGCGACTATTTCAGCCACGGTCACGTTCGCTCGCAAAGGCATGATTGAGTGGCGCGAGGGGCGCTTCCTGGTTATCTGCGCGTTCCTGGGTGGCGCCAGCGGGGCACTCTTGGTCAGTTCTATTGATAAGCGCTATCTGGAAGTGTGCGTACCCGTGATGCTTATTCTGGTGGCGATCTACTTTGCGCTCTCGCCGAAACTGGCCAATGAGGATCGACGCAAGAGAATCGGCATTCTGCTCTTCTCGTTCACCGTGGCGCCGATCCTGGGCTTCTACGACGGTATCTTCGGCCCGGGTGTAGGCTCGTTCTTTATCGTTGGTTTCGTGCTGCTCTGCGGGCTTGGCATGATGCGGGCCATGAGTTTCACCAAACTGGCCAATGCCTCCTGCAATCTGGGTTCGCTGTCTGTCTTCATCACCAAAGGCGTGATCATCTGGCCGATCGCAATTGCCATGGCTCTGGCAGCTTTCCTCGGTGCACAACTGGGCGCAAGAGCGGCCGTCCGCGTCGGCCCACGCTTGATCAAACCCATGTTGATCGTGGTCTGCTGCGCCCTGGCGATCAAGCTGCTGAGCGTGGAGACCAATCCATTGCGCGTTGCGGTCCTGCACACCCTGGCAGCCCTGTGA
- a CDS encoding alpha/beta hydrolase: MINRLALTGASRLRSRLQFDEAPTGPEFFFAQTFAGYQLEGRVLAGSAAQASTPKVLAIHGARSDYSRLNAILYPLQAQGIASLSFNLSGHGPSAELALEETSLTHNLQEALQFAGHLGGELSTVIGHSLGGALALKVAQAHRASVRRIVLVCPALYAEAAWQQPFGPPFKRAISVPYGFLDSTSLEFLRTFDGEVLLVIGEYDGLQATAFGGIAGTSAGAQQMGARAINSAIPYEVIQAVEKSLAPHQLRKIVLPGCDHAVSTWLRENPPRAMELASQIAQFINTGNRSQAS, translated from the coding sequence GTGATCAATCGGTTGGCGCTGACCGGCGCGTCGCGACTTCGCTCTCGGTTGCAGTTTGACGAGGCGCCAACCGGCCCTGAGTTTTTCTTTGCGCAAACCTTCGCCGGCTACCAATTGGAAGGTCGCGTATTGGCCGGCTCCGCCGCGCAAGCGTCAACACCGAAGGTGCTGGCCATTCACGGTGCCCGCTCTGACTATTCGCGACTCAACGCCATCCTGTATCCCTTGCAGGCGCAGGGAATTGCCAGCCTGAGCTTCAATCTTTCCGGCCACGGTCCAAGCGCTGAGCTCGCCCTGGAGGAGACTTCACTGACGCACAACCTTCAGGAGGCTTTGCAGTTTGCCGGTCATCTTGGCGGCGAACTCAGCACGGTGATCGGCCATAGTCTGGGGGGCGCACTCGCGCTCAAGGTGGCGCAAGCGCATCGCGCTTCAGTCAGGCGCATCGTGCTGGTCTGTCCGGCCCTGTACGCGGAGGCGGCCTGGCAGCAACCGTTTGGTCCACCGTTCAAACGTGCCATTTCTGTGCCTTACGGTTTTCTCGACTCGACATCGCTGGAGTTCCTGCGCACGTTCGACGGCGAGGTCTTGCTGGTGATCGGCGAGTACGACGGTCTTCAGGCAACTGCTTTTGGCGGGATCGCCGGGACGTCTGCCGGGGCGCAGCAAATGGGCGCGCGCGCGATCAACAGCGCGATTCCGTATGAAGTCATCCAAGCCGTTGAAAAGAGCCTGGCCCCCCACCAGCTCAGAAAAATCGTGCTGCCGGGGTGTGACCACGCTGTATCGACGTGGCTCAGGGAAAACCCGCCACGCGCAATGGAATTGGCGAGCCAGATAGCGCAGTTCATCAATACCGGAAACAGGTCCCAAGCGTCATGA
- a CDS encoding YceK/YidQ family lipoprotein, with protein MKGILRAVCVIGLVLQLSGCGTFIGRLNDGLSDAQYYRGVDGSLHLLGVRGGGSDGMPAAIVCYMMIVCPVITVVSLPVDAALDTVLLPVDYINTL; from the coding sequence TTGAAAGGGATTTTGCGTGCGGTTTGTGTCATCGGCCTGGTATTGCAGTTGAGCGGCTGCGGAACGTTTATCGGGCGCTTGAATGACGGCCTGTCCGATGCCCAGTATTACCGAGGGGTTGATGGCAGCCTTCACCTGCTGGGTGTGCGTGGTGGTGGTAGCGATGGCATGCCGGCGGCGATCGTCTGTTACATGATGATTGTCTGTCCGGTTATCACCGTCGTATCCCTGCCAGTGGATGCCGCTCTGGACACGGTTTTGCTGCCGGTGGATTACATCAATACGCTTTAG
- a CDS encoding carboxypeptidase regulatory-like domain-containing protein yields the protein MKRVLSFMLPIAAVAALLFPVMLQAASLDPVDSAGVQVQQQQQNGVTYLAGGIGEDEAKAIQQTGGYNLHMTFAVGAQDEYTADVDVMIEKSPGQTLLTLNQTGPLVYVQLPPGKYTVVATRKGETRRDVTDVGAGVPRNLVFHWNDAG from the coding sequence ATGAAACGCGTTCTTTCATTCATGCTGCCCATCGCCGCCGTCGCTGCATTGCTGTTTCCGGTGATGTTGCAGGCAGCCAGTCTTGACCCTGTCGACAGTGCCGGGGTGCAAGTTCAGCAGCAACAACAGAACGGCGTCACTTATCTGGCCGGCGGGATCGGTGAGGATGAGGCGAAGGCCATTCAACAAACCGGCGGTTACAACCTGCACATGACGTTCGCTGTGGGCGCGCAAGACGAGTACACCGCTGATGTCGATGTGATGATTGAAAAGTCGCCAGGGCAAACCCTACTGACGCTTAACCAGACGGGCCCGTTGGTATACGTGCAACTACCGCCCGGCAAGTACACGGTGGTGGCCACGCGTAAAGGCGAAACGCGGCGCGACGTGACAGACGTTGGTGCAGGCGTTCCGCGCAATCTGGTGTTCCACTGGAATGACGCTGGATAG
- a CDS encoding PDDEXK nuclease domain-containing protein translates to MSPLKPADTQDPKIDSLLGELGELIRQARQKVLRAVDTIQVQTCWQIGRHIVEFEQEGAQRAGYGKQLLVLLAKDLTAQFGKGFDASNLRYMRLFYQAFPIRDALRHELSWTHYRRLLGITNEKARHWYMDECANLNWSSRALDRQILTLYYERLLMSRDKADVIEEATTNIEALKCNPREFIRDPVMLEFLGLPSAGKVRESGLEQALIDHLQGFLLELGKGFSFVARQQRISTDGVDLYIDLVFYNYLLKCFVIIDLKRGKLSARDVGQMDMYVRMYDELMRSEGDKPTVGIILSAESNDSVARYSMLKGNEQLFASSYKTILPSEEELRAELNREQALIEERRLTQSTE, encoded by the coding sequence ATGAGCCCGCTAAAACCTGCTGACACGCAAGACCCGAAAATCGATTCGTTGCTGGGGGAGCTGGGCGAACTGATTCGCCAGGCGCGGCAAAAAGTGCTGCGTGCGGTGGATACGATTCAAGTGCAGACCTGCTGGCAGATCGGCAGGCATATTGTCGAGTTTGAACAAGAGGGAGCCCAGCGTGCGGGCTATGGAAAACAGTTGCTCGTGTTGTTGGCGAAAGATCTGACGGCGCAATTCGGAAAGGGTTTTGACGCTTCCAACCTGCGTTATATGCGCCTCTTTTATCAGGCGTTTCCAATTCGTGACGCACTGCGTCACGAATTGAGTTGGACCCACTATCGTCGGCTTTTGGGAATAACCAATGAAAAAGCCCGCCATTGGTACATGGATGAATGCGCCAACCTGAACTGGTCGAGCCGCGCCCTCGACCGCCAGATCCTCACGCTCTACTACGAGCGGCTTCTCATGAGTCGCGACAAAGCCGATGTGATCGAAGAAGCCACCACCAACATCGAAGCGCTGAAATGCAACCCGCGTGAATTCATTCGCGATCCCGTCATGCTCGAATTTCTCGGTCTGCCCTCGGCAGGCAAGGTCAGGGAAAGCGGTCTCGAACAAGCTCTTATCGACCATTTGCAAGGCTTTCTGCTTGAGCTGGGCAAAGGCTTTTCCTTTGTCGCCCGCCAACAACGCATCAGTACCGACGGCGTCGATCTGTACATCGATCTGGTGTTCTACAACTACCTGCTCAAATGCTTTGTGATCATTGATCTCAAACGCGGCAAGCTCAGCGCCCGCGATGTCGGGCAGATGGACATGTATGTGCGCATGTACGACGAACTCATGCGCAGCGAGGGCGACAAGCCGACAGTCGGGATTATTCTGTCTGCCGAGAGCAACGACTCGGTGGCGCGCTACTCAATGCTCAAGGGCAATGAGCAACTGTTTGCCAGCAGTTACAAGACGATCCTGCCGAGTGAAGAAGAGCTGCGTGCAGAACTCAATCGCGAACAGGCGTTGATCGAGGAGCGCAGGCTCACTCAATCCACCGAGTAA